The genomic window AACCAACGAAGGGAGGAAAAACCATGAAACAACGACTCGCTCAAACATTTATACTCACATTCCTATATTTAGTCGTAGCGAACATCGGAAATTTCTTTTTTGGCGTGGATAAAGCGTTCAACTGGACGACAACTTTATGGGAAGCATTATTCTTTGCCATCTTTATCTTCTTGCTTCTAGGCTATCGAAAAAAATGATTCTCCTTTTATAAAATACTAAGGTGTGTTTTTACTTTGGACATCATTATGGGCAGTGGACACTCTTTTTATGCGTAAAATATTTTACAGAATTTATATACAGAATTTGTTTTCTCTATGCTATAATTTTAGGTAATTGCAAAAATTGAAAGGAGGTTCTCCATGTCTGCAAAAAAGATAAGCATCTCGATGGTCTTGCTTTATCTAGCCGTATATTTATCGCCTATGCTGGTTGCTCCCTTTTCTCAAGATGCTATCATTACAGCATCTACGATCACATATATTTTAGGCGCAGGGCTAATGATTTTTCTTTACTTTAAAGACAAACAACCTACAATGATTGAACAGGAAGGCAAACTGTCTTCTCCTGTCTTTATTCTGCTACTGGGTGTCAGCGGCATTCTGATTGCGATATTTTTACAAGCAATTATCATGGGTATCCAAACAGCAATCACAAATACAGAACCAAGCTCTGAAAATACTGAAAGTATCATTTCCATTATCGTCGATAATAAGCTGTTTATTCTGGCAACTATCATCGGCGGACCAATCATGGAGGAATTTGTTTTCAGACGGTCTTTGACGGATTTATTTACTTTTGAAAAAACCGGTTTTTGGCCGGCAGCCCTTCTCAGCTCTGCACTCTTTTCAATCATCCACTTTGATGGAAACTTTTTTGTCTACTTTTTCCTTGGATTGTTCTTTGCAATCCTCTACAAAATGACTGGAAAAATCTGGACATCGATCATCAGTCATTGTGGAATGAATGCCTTAGTTGTTATCGTTCAATTGATCGTGCATTATGGTATTGTCGAAATACCGAAATAAAGATATTGTTTTTCTACAAGAATATAGACAGTAAAACGGCTGAAGCGAAACGCTTCAGCCGTTTTGATTATTTCTGTTCTTTTTCTTCAGCCACAACAAGATCGTCATTATGCAAGAAGTAAATCAAGGTCTGCAATTCGTTTGTTAGGTCCACATTCTGGATCAATACATCGGAAGGTGCTGCCAGGCGAGCAATCGTAAAGTTTAAAATCCCTTTGATTCCCGCTTCTGCCAATTGATTCACCACATCCTGTGCTTTTCTGGCCGGCAAGGTCAAAATCGCTACTTCGATTTGTTGAATCTTGATTTGCTCAAGCATGTCTTCGATTGGGTAAACGGGCACGCCGTCCACAATTCTACCAACGATATCCTCATTGATATCAAACGCACAGCTTACACGAATACTGTTGCTTTGATGGAATTTATACTTCAATAATGCGCTTCCGAGATTACCAACACCAATCAACGCAACATTCGTCAATTCATCATCATTCAATGTTTTTCCGAAAAAGTTCATCAAGTTCTCAACATCATAGCCGTAGCCACGTTTTCCTAACTCACCAAAGTAAGAAAAATCCCTACGGATCGTTGCACTATCTACTTGAACTGCTTCACTCAACTCTGTTGAAGAAACTTTACTTTTTCCTGCATCGTATAAAATACGTAAATACCTATAATATAAAGGAAGCCGCCGAGCAGTGGCTTTTGGTATCGTTTGTTCTTTCACATTCATACCTCCAACTATTCTATATCTCCACTGTTAATAATAGCAGTTTTGCCTGAGAAAAAGCAATGTTACTGCTCATAAAATCAGAAATATTTCCAAAATGAAACATA from Enterococcus sp. 9E7_DIV0242 includes these protein-coding regions:
- a CDS encoding CPBP family intramembrane glutamic endopeptidase translates to MSAKKISISMVLLYLAVYLSPMLVAPFSQDAIITASTITYILGAGLMIFLYFKDKQPTMIEQEGKLSSPVFILLLGVSGILIAIFLQAIIMGIQTAITNTEPSSENTESIISIIVDNKLFILATIIGGPIMEEFVFRRSLTDLFTFEKTGFWPAALLSSALFSIIHFDGNFFVYFFLGLFFAILYKMTGKIWTSIISHCGMNALVVIVQLIVHYGIVEIPK
- a CDS encoding redox-sensing transcriptional repressor Rex, whose protein sequence is MKEQTIPKATARRLPLYYRYLRILYDAGKSKVSSTELSEAVQVDSATIRRDFSYFGELGKRGYGYDVENLMNFFGKTLNDDELTNVALIGVGNLGSALLKYKFHQSNSIRVSCAFDINEDIVGRIVDGVPVYPIEDMLEQIKIQQIEVAILTLPARKAQDVVNQLAEAGIKGILNFTIARLAAPSDVLIQNVDLTNELQTLIYFLHNDDLVVAEEKEQK